GCTGGGGTCCAGGCCTGCCGGAGCCCCTCCCTGCTGCGCTGGGGCCTGCCCACCCATGCGCTCGCCAGGGTGGTGGTCCTGCAGGCCCTTAGAGCTGCCCTGAAACTCTCCGGAACTTCacctggccccgcccccgcccccctccgCAATCTGGAGCCTGACCGAACCGCCAGTGTGTCCCTCTCCGCACCGAGCCCCCAGGACCGGGCTCCTCCCTGGGCACGGCCGGCCCCGCGCTGCACGCCTCCTTTGGGCACCGTCCCCCCCGGGAGGACTTGTCTCTTTGTCCGCCTCCTCCTCCAATGTACCCCCAATTGACCTGTCCCTCCCGCCCCCCGCTCAGGTGCTCCCCCGTAGAAGGCCCCTCTTGGAAAGCAATAAACTAGGTAGACAAGCCCTGTGCCCACTGGCCTTTCTTACGCCACATCCTGGCAGCGCCCAGGTGCACCTGGGCTTTGCCCCCTGGCCACTGCCGGCCCCTCCCGGCCTGTGGCTGGCGTCCTGTCCAGCCTGGGGCCCAGGACTGAGGGCAGAGTGAATGGAAGGGCTTGGGGGCTGGGGCCCTGTGCCCTCGGTCGGGCCTGAACCCAGCCATCCCCGTAAGAAGGCTGGAAACTTGTCTCCCACGGAGGGCCCTCTCACTGCTCCCTGCGCACAAAGCCCCCATTCGAGGGTCTGCCTCTGAGAACGGCTCTTGTCTGGCTTCTTAGAACAGACTGTTCAGCCCACAGACAACCCAGCCGCCTGCCCTCCGCCTGCCCTCACCCCACACCCTCGCCGTAGCCAGAGCTCCGACGCACCCCCCAAGTGTTCTTTCCTCTTGCTTCTTTCCTCTCACCGCAACGGGGGGCCTTCCAGAGGCCCCCGAGCCTCGTCTGGGCCCAGAGAGTTTGGCACAAGGTCAGCCAGGGGGGCGCCTTGGCTGAGGCCCCAGGAGCCTGCCCTCCCGTCTGACGTGCAGCTctgggtcccctggaggagagtccCCACTGCCAGCGAGTCCCCGCTGCCAGCTGTGCCCCGATCACCGGCGGGCCCAGGAGGGTCTCCAGGGCGGGGGCAGGGTGGTAGAGTGCCCGAGGCTCCCTTCTCTGCTGGTTACCCCACCCACAGCCCTTGGCCTCAGCCTCCTTCCCCCGCGCCCCGGGATCTTAGCGGCCTTGTTCTCTCTCCCTGGCACCACCCCCAGGACGGGCGACACCAAGGGAGAGGGAGGCCGTTGCTAGGTGATGGCGCTGCTGGGCGCACGCACACTCTCTGTACTGCGAGAGGCAGGCGGCCGCCACAGTGACTGAAGCCCCCAGCCTCGTCTGCAGTAGCTTAGGATGGAGGAGGAGCAGGCTGGGGGTGGGCCAAGGGCAGGCCGGGTGCCCTCCGCCACTTCCTCTCTGCCCCCCCAGTCCCAGACGCACCAGCAGCTTCCTATGGGATATGGGGGGGCGGTGAAATGGGGACGAGCAGGGCGGGGGGGGGCTCCACCACATCCTGTCTGGGGGCTCTGCCAAGGGGCACCCTTGCCTCTCCCAGCTCAGAGCTGCTCGAGGAGACGGCGGCCCGGAGGCCCAGCTCGCCCCGCTGCCCCGGGCAGCCAACGTGAGTGGCTTGCAGGATTAAGTCAGCCAGCAGGCCAGCGGACCTTGGGAAGGAGCCACGGTCCCTTGGGCCTGGCCAGCCGGGGGAACAAAGCTGCATTTGTTGCTTAGGGGtcctgggcctggggtgggggtgctggttGGCAGTGGCGAGCAGTGGACTTGAGCTGGGTCTTTAGGGGATACCAGCCAGCTGGGAGGGGCCAACCCACTGAgctccccccccctcccccacacttgCAGTCAGAATTGCCTCCCTTGGGCAGACTGGACGCAGTTCCTGGACCCCAGTGAAGCGGGACAAACCCCCACAGAGGTCTGGAGCCACTGGAGGCCTGAGACAGGACTCCTAGAGCTCCAGGCAGGAGGCCCAGTGTTCAGCACCTCCCCTCCTGTCCTCCCCTGGGGGTGCAGTTCTGCAGGGCGGCAGagggccccacccccaccgcggTGCAAGAATCTGCAGTCTGTCCTATAGGCGCCTGCTGTGTGCGCTGGGCAGGAGGGTGCCTCCTGGCTGGTGAGCAGCTCAGCCTGTCTCAGCTCAAGTCCTGCCCTTCTCGGAGGACACAGGAGGCCAGAAAGGCAGGTCACTGGACCCCCGCACCCTGTTCTCCAGACCGTGGGTGCTGGTCCTGCCCCAGCGCCCCAGGCCACGGCATCGCCAGTCACCGAGGAGCCAGGAGGCCCATCCTAGCCCCGGATCCCCTTGCCTATTCCTGAGGAGCTGGTCAGCGcgcgtgcacgctcagttgtgtctgactcgcaCCCGCttggattgcagcccgccaggttcctctgtccgtggaattttccaggcaagaatgggtggccatttcctcctccaggggatcttcccgacccaggaagatccagtctcctgcattgcgggcggattctttaccactgagccacctgggaaggcaccGCAAAGTCATCTGGCTCCATTTGCCAAATTCCATCAAACTCCGCGGCAGTGGGGAGCCCCTCTCCAGGCAGGCCACTCCTCCCTGCCGTTCTGATGACCGGAAGGAGCCTCCAGGGGAAAGCACGGAGGACGTACGGAGctcagagccaccaggggaggCCCCCCTCCCAGGACCCTGGAAGCTGCTTTCTCCCAGCAGAGGATGGATGAAGCCTGCATGTAGGGCCGTCCCATTTCTGGGCGGAGGGGAGCCCAGTGGGGCGGGGCTTACGGTAAAACTGGGTCAAGATGGCCCCGGATTTGGGAAGGATTTTCGAGAAGCCGGGCGCGAGGCTCTGAGGTGCTTTGGAGGTAGGGTGGTGGTGGGGTCTTGGTGGAAGGAGGGAGGGCGCAGCCTCTCCTGGGAAACCAGCAGCCCCGACACCAGCGGCGGAGCGGGTCGGCTGCGGGCTCCGCACGCCCCGCGCTGCCCGCCCCAGGGCCCTTCACTGGCTCCGCCCGCTCGGGCTGCAGGCGGAGCCCTGAACGCACTGCGCGCGGCATTCCGCGCGGAGGCGCGGCCGGGCAGGTGGTGACACCGGCGTTCTCGGGGCCGCTGGCAGCTCAGAGCCGGGGACCAGAGGAGGCGGCGGCAGGCAGGAGCCGGGCCGCACGCGGGGGCCGCTCTGTAAAGAGCCATTGTGTGTCCGGGCCAGCGCGTGCCTCCCGCTGGCTGGGTGCACCCGGGTGGAGAACTGGAGTCCTGAGCCTGCTGGGCCACCGGGGGCAAAGAACCCACATCGTGCAACCCCCCAACACAAAATTGTCGTTTATTCTTGTTAGGAGGCAAAAAAATGTACAGTTACAAGAATCATCTTCCAAACAGAGGTTAAATGTGAGCAGAAAAGtgtaaaaaaggaagaggaacatcACTTTACAAATCATTAAATTAAATAaaccaacagaaaacaaaaatccaaagaaCCAACCCCCCATGCTGAGTTCTCTCCTTGTGCAACTCTGCAAAATGAGAACAGAAAGTGAGGTGGCCCGTGGAGGAAGGGGCCTGAGGAGGGGCAGGAGCTGGAGAGCGGGCGGCAGGGGCACCTGGGAGGCGGCCCCTGCCCTCCGCCCGGCTGGGGCCGAGAGGGGAGTCCCTGAAGGCTCCCGTCTGCCTGTGACACCCAAACACTGCGGGGACAGACGAGGCTCGGGACGGCCGGCCCTGCCAGGCTGGTGCCCTTCCGGGCGGACCGGCCCCAGCCGACCCCGCGGCTCCCTCCTGCTTTCTCCACCGCCCCCTCCCTGATCCTGGCTGGGCCCTGCAGCATCAAATGGTTGATTTTAGTCtttgcttaaattaaaaaattaaaatatatatacatatatatactgtacACACAGGACAATAACAGAGTGTGGGAAAGGGGAGCGGAGAGGGGCGGGACGGAAAACGGAGCGGGGAGGGGGAGGTTAGGGGGCGGGCGGGAGCCATTTATTTTACAGTCAAATCAGGAGTTCAAACCTCAGCAGAACGGGACTCTGGGGCCCCCGAGGACCCTCCCCGCACGGAGTAGGGAGGGTGGGCTTGGGGGGCcgcagggggagggggagctcGGCTTCAGGTTGGGAGGCGGCCCCAGGTCCGAGGCGCGGCCGCGGTCTCAGCTCCTCCGCGACTTTGAGTGCTGGATAAGCCACTGTAGAGTGATGTCTGGGGGACAAGGGAGCAGGTTACAGGGCTTCGGGGCTGCTTCTCCTGGGGAGAGCGCACACCGGGGGCGAGGGGGCTGCAGCTGGGGTCACCCCACGGGCGGCACAAGCCCGGTTCCCGATGTCAGACCTGCTCCGAGCCGCGCAGGAGACAGAGACGGAGCCCCGGGGGGCTCGCCCAAGACCGCACACCAGTGGACGCAGGGCGGGGGCTTCTTGCCTCCGGTCCCACCCGAGTAGCCCGGGGCCtcccctcccgccccgccccgcggaCCCCCCACACCCACCGATGTTGTCCTTCTCTTTGCAGGAGATGGAATAGCAGCAGATCTCTCGGTCCTGGATGGCAGACAGGTTCCTGCGGGGACCACACAGTCTCCTGAAGCTGCCGCCGCGGGGACTGGGGGCTTGGGGCAGGCAGGGGACTTGGGACTggggaggcggggggaggggcgAGGAGGCGCGCGAGGGGCGGGCCCGCGGGCGCCACCGCGCGGCGGGTGCCGGGAGCGCGCGAGCCCCGGGAGCGCGCGAGCCCCTTGCTCCGTgccggggcaggggcggggcccaCTCACATTTTCTCGATCAGCTCCTTCTCATCCAGCGCTCCGGGGAGGTCTCGCTTGTTCCCCAGGACGAGCACCTGCCGCGAAGAGAGGACAGGGCTCAGACCAGGGTTGCCGCGGCCCGGCCGCCCTGGAGGGGTTGGGCCCAGGGGCCCCCACACCGCCCCACCCGCGCAAAGCCGGGCCCGCCCGCCCACTCCACGCGGGGCTGACCGGGATGCCCTGCAGCTGGGGCTTGTCCAGTAGGTTGTGGAGCTCATTCTTGGAGGCCTCAATCTTCTCTTGGTCAGCGGCATCCACCATGTACCTGGGGGACGGCAGGTGGGGATGCAGTTGACCCCAcaggccggggtgggggtgggagctgCCACCTGGGAGGGCTCAGGAAGGGGCTCCAATGGGACAACCTGCAGGGACcgcgggggggggagggggggcccTGCCCGCGTCCCCCCCCGACAGACCCCGGAGAGGCTGCTGCTCGCTCGGCAACACGGGGTCCTGTGAGATGAGACCCGAGTCCTTCCAAGAGTGAACCTTGGAGGTTCTCACGGGAGGACTAGACAAGGGGGGAGAAAACTGCAAAGGAGGCTCCAACAGACTTTATGCTCAACATGCTTTTAAAGAAATCAGattggggagttccctggtggtcccggtGGTTAGGACTgggagcttccactgcagggggtaccggttccatccctggtccaggaactaagatcccgcataccaCGTggccaaaaaacttaaaaaataataataacaataataaaacatcAGGTTACAGGGTGTAAGATAGGCCACACGATGTACTTTACAACATAGGGGACAGAGCCAATATTTTGGcgtaactgtaaatggagtattacctttaaaattgtataaaatttaaaaatcaacaacaatGAAAGCTAAACGACCTTTTGTTTGGGCACATATATATGTTGTGgttgttgctattttttaaaagcaagggagggaattccctggcgctctagtggttagggctccactgCCAAGGGCCGGGGTTAGGAACGGAAATCCTGCAAGATGTGTGCTGcgccaaaaatgaaaaagaaaataaaggaaaaaaaaaaaaaaagagagagaatgaaccACTAAATCACATAAAATTCAGGACACAGGTGAGTCTGAGTCGGGGGAGGTACACGCGGAGGCTTCCGCACGAGGCGGCGCTGATCCGGCTCTCAGGCTGGACTGTGGGCGTCCAGAGGGTCGGTCCGAGCAAAGGCGAAGTCAAAGCGGCAACAGGGGCTCACGCCGCCGGCCAGGACCCGTCCCGCGCACTCACACGATGGCGCTCACTCCACGGCAGTAGcgctcccacatgctgcggaaGCGGGGCTGTCCCCCGATGTCCCAGAGCTGGAGAGAGGGTGCAGCGTCAGCGGAGGGCTCCCCCCCGCCCTCCCGGGGCTCCTCGGCCTCCGGTTCCCCGGCCCCCACGCCCCACCAGCTCCCGTCTGTCCTGGGATCCTCGGCCTTAGGCCGCCCGGGTTATTTTCTGTTCACTAAGAGAGTCCCCTGGCTGCTCCCCAGGCCCGCGCGCACCTTGATGGTCACGTTCCCCTTGGTGATCTTGCGCATGTTGAAGCCCACAGTGGGGATCATGTCCTCGTTGAACTGTCCTGACTGGAAGGGAGAGTCAGAATTGGGAAAGGGGCCAAAATGGCAGGTGCCAATGGGTGGTCCCCTGCGGCCACGGCCAGGCAGTGGGGAGCCTCTcctgcctccaccccaccccagcagccCCTCCAGGCAACCAGGGGGTCCCCAGCAGGTCCCacatccccacccccccacccccgccttcaGGCAAAACAGGGCCCTGACCAAGCCCAGCGTCCACCTTGCAGTCCGGCTCTCCTGTGACAAAGAGGGCTCAGGAAGTGGCTCAGCCTGCACGGAGATAGTTCGTCCTGAGGtccactccccgcccccacccctccccatttATCCTCTGGTGGAGCAGGTGGGGTAAACAGTCAAGATTCACACTTGCACAAGGTAGCGAGCGCTCGTGTCAAATCCGGGTGGTGCATCGGCCACACCCCACATGCACAGCGGCCATTTCTGGGCTTCTTTGTGCGGTACCCATGGTAGGATGGGTGGTCCTCCGGGGGTCCTTGCCAGACCGAGAGCTCCTTGGGGACCAACTCCATTTCCCATGACCCAGTTTCAGATTCTGACAATTCTCACTTCTCCCCTCTAAACTGACTTCATGATCTCTAGATTGTTCTAAACTAGCCACATGCCTCTAAGCCAGACTACAAGGCCGGACCGAACTCCGCCCAAGGCCGTCTCCATGTTCAGGGGTAGGACGCCTCTGCTCCCCCTCGGACACAGGCTGAAGGCGATGTGGTGTCCTTAACCTTGAACCTGAGGGGACAGCCTTGCCTCTGGCCACACCGAGCGGCCAGGGACCCTGGTCACTGGCCACAGTGGGGACATGGTGGCTTCTTGCTCAGAGCCTGCGAACGGGAACCAAGTTCCCGGGGCCCCAGCTGAGTGAGACAGACAGATTCCCGTTCATCTTCAGGAGTCATCAAGGCCCTCGGACACGAGCAGGGGCCGCCCAAGACACGTGCTAGGGATGAGGCAATCGAGGGGCTTCAGAGACCCTGAGAGAGCACAGCGTGCCCACGCACACTGGCGAAAGGGTCTCTGGTTTCTGTCAGATATCAAAAGGGTCCAAGAGCCTCTAAAACTGAGAAAACTCGAGGAAAAGGGAGCGCCTTGAGGAGGCAGCTTCGCTCTTGGCTGAGGAGGGAGAAGCACGTGTGGTTAACCTCTGCAAACCCCAGCAGGGTGGGGGGGGCGCACCCCTACCCGGAGCGGCTAGGAACACGGAGACTGAGGAAGGGAAGCCCACTTCTCATTTACCACTCTTAATGGAGGAGCTTGGACAAGACctttgacctctctgggccttgacgtttccttctgtgaaatggggcagAGGGGTTTGGTTTCCTAGAAAGCGGCCAAGAGGGCTCACAAAGAGCTTGGAAATGGTTTCCATACGTGAGGAACCATCATTGCTCCCTGGCGACCAGAACACCCACAGGCTCTCGTAGAAATAAAAAGCCCAGCCTGGCAGAGGAGGGTGCCAGGAGGACCCTCAGGGAGGTAGGCTCCCTGCCCCGGGGTTTCAGGTCAGCAGTGAATCAGAGCTAAGCTGGAACCAGTCGCAACTTCATTTCCCGGCTAAGGCCCCAGATCTCACAAGCTCCTCCTTCAAGGTCAGCAGGAACCCTAAAGTTGTCTAGTGGAGCGCCCCCTCAGACTTGAATCCCCTCTAGCTCATCCTTCCTGGGTTAGCTACAGCACTCCAAAGTCCTTTGAGTCAAAAATCCATCTTCCCAAGTTTGCCCCTGGGCACCCCAAGATCAGCCCTTCCATTGGGCAGTCACTCACACTTTAAAGTACTTGAAAATATTTGTCCTCTAGTTTCCCCTGGGCAAAACACCTCCCACTTGCAGGCAGCACAGCCTTTTCAGAGCTTGGGAAGCTGAGGTTCGGGTTCTCAGGAGCACCGCAAGTCTCTCAATGACGCTGCCCAGCTCACATTAGCCGGCTGAGCGGCTGACACATAAACTCAATTTCTATCTACAGTCAGACTCATGGAGTGAGCAGAAAAAACAAACGGGGAAAAGCTGAGACAAAGAAAAGCCAAATGAAGAGGCCGCCAGTGGGATTCAGAAGGTCAGTGGTGGGCACAAGGGCAAAGCCCAGAGTCCGGactctttgtttctttctgaaaGATACTCCACTGAGATCATACCCGGGTACAGCCCCAGAGGACCTGAGAATTCTGGACTAGCCCAGACGTGGGCGATCCCACTGCGGCCCACAAGGATGGGTGTTCCTGGGAAGCCTCTTTCTAGGGAAATCGAGGTTGCACTTTGGGGCTGTGCGAGCTGAGGTGGCACACTTCATGTCGTGAAGATGAAGGTGTGGCCAGGGGCGGGCGGCAGCCTCCCTGTGCACCTCAGACACTCCTGACCCTGGTGGTGGAATCTGTGACTCTGGGATTCCGTTCTGACCTGCCAGAGCCTCCTGCTCTCTGGACACGACCAGGACACAGAAGCACCACCTGGGTGCCTGAGGATCCCCACCAGGAACACAGCTTTGTAGCCGCTCCAGGAGGAGTGCGTCCCCGGGACCAGAGGTGACGCCCAGGCTGAGCCACAAGAGCCGCGGGAACCGGCCCCTCCCGGCCCCACCACGGTCATCTCTCAGCCAGGCACCTGGCCCCTGCTCCTGGAGCCCGAGCCCAAGTCGACGCCAGTTCTAGCCAGGGGTCTCCCTCGGAGGGCCAGACCTGGACAGACAGGAGCCCAGACACCATCCTGCCAACAAACCCAGCCTGGGCCCCACGAGCTCGTCCTGCTGGGTGGGCGGCCAGGAGTCCCTGGGCAGAGGACATCACAAACACGTTTAGGAAGGCGAGCCAGTGCCCAAACGCCCTCGTGGGGAATctaaccccagcctccctccacccTTCTCTTCGGGGCTGCGCAGAACCGGCAGGGGAGGTACCCAGGCCGGCGGTCATACTTCTCCGCTGACCCATCTCATGAACGCCCGGTCCACGGTTCTCAGAAAACCCAGGCAGGGGACAAGCCGAGCCCTGCCCAAGCCTCCCTCAGCCCCACGGGACGCAGCGCAGCCGGCTCACAAGCGCACAAACGCCCGCCAGGCCGCGGCCTCCACTGCAGTTCAGCTTGTCTTCCCCTTTTCTGAGACACATTTTAACTCCTTCCCCACCACCGCCCTGACTCTGAAAGGCTCACACTCCCCCACCCGGGTCCCGGAGCCACTCTCCCCTCTGTCCCCAGAGTGGACCTGCCCCCCCAGCTCCACCCCATCCTCTGGGTCCCCACCTCCTCTGCAACTTCCGGGCCAGGCGGGGCCTCCGAGCTCCTCGGGGTGCCGTCCATCCCCCCCGGACCTCCAGCTGGGCAGAGGTTCCCGTAGAGGAGGCTGGAGCCCTGGGCCCGGGCGGATTCCACTCCCCCCCACCATCAATAGCGCTGGGGTTTCCCCTTCCGGCCAGGCGGGGTTAACCCCCCGGGGTGGGGCTTGGGCCGCCGGGCCCCCTTGCCCAAGCCGCAGGGCATCGCATCCCGCGACCCTCCCCGCAGCAGGCCCTGCACTTTCGCCCCGTCATGCGCCCGGCTGAGGTGCGGAAGGCGGGCCGTCTCCGCGGGCGGCGGTCCCTCGGGCCTCGTGACACCCTAGGAGCCGCCAGTCCCGTCCTGGGCCGCGTCCCCTGTCCCCCGCCCCCCCGCGCCCTCGGTGCCATCCCGGCCCGGGCGTGCGCCGCCGGGGCCCCGGAGCCATGGTAGGCCCCGGGCCTCCACGCCGGGCGGGGACCCTCTCAGCCCGGCGCGACGGGGGCTCGGGGCCGGCGGCCGTACCGCGATCACGTTGACGAAGGTGGTCTTGCCGGAGTACTGCAGCCCGACCAGCGTGAGCTCCATCTCCTCCTTCCAGAAC
The sequence above is a segment of the Bos mutus isolate GX-2022 chromosome 16, NWIPB_WYAK_1.1, whole genome shotgun sequence genome. Coding sequences within it:
- the ARL8A gene encoding ADP-ribosylation factor-like protein 8A, translated to MIALFNKLLDWFKALFWKEEMELTLVGLQYSGKTTFVNVIASGQFNEDMIPTVGFNMRKITKGNVTIKLWDIGGQPRFRSMWERYCRGVSAIVYMVDAADQEKIEASKNELHNLLDKPQLQGIPVLVLGNKRDLPGALDEKELIEKMNLSAIQDREICCYSISCKEKDNIDITLQWLIQHSKSRRS